In Notamacropus eugenii isolate mMacEug1 chromosome 1, mMacEug1.pri_v2, whole genome shotgun sequence, one genomic interval encodes:
- the ARHGDIG gene encoding rho GDP-dissociation inhibitor 3 isoform X2 has translation MLTALAFESKELGSNPASDAYTVTSDFMADKEGVRAAHEEDLDEVDLNYKAPEKKTLQEIQQLDQDDESLIKYKQALLGPIPEAVDPSLPNVQVTRLTLVCEQAPGPITMDLTGDLESLKNQVFVLKEGVDYKVKISFKVNKEIVCGLKYLHHTYRKGLRVDKAVYMVGSYGPRTEEYEFLTPMEEAPKGLLVRGTYHIKSFFTDDDKTDHLSWEWDLNIKKDWKD, from the exons ATGTTAACGGCATTGGCTTttgagtcaaaggaactgggttcaaatcctgcttctgatgcttatACGGTAACatctg ATTTCATGGCGGACAAGGAAGGAGTCCGGGCTGCCCATGAGGAAGACTTGGATGAGGTGGACTTGAACTACAAGGCTCCAGAAAAGAAGACTCTGCAGGAGATCCAGCAGCTGGACCAAGACGATGAGAGTCTAATCAAGTACAAGCAGGCCCTGTTGGGGCCCATTCCTGAGGCTGTGG ATCCTAGCCTCCCCAATGTACAGGTGACCCGGCTGACGCTGGTGTGTGAACAGGCCCCTGGACCCATTACCATGGACTTGACAG GGGACCTGGAATCTCTCAAGAATCAGGTGTTTGTGCTGAAGGAAGGTGTGGATTACAAAGTGAAGATTTCCTTTAAG GTTAACAAGGAGATTGTCTGTGGCTTGAAGTATCTTCATCACACCTATCGCAAAGGGCTACGAG TGGACAAGGCTGTGTACATGGTGGGGAGTTATGGGCCAAGGACAGAGGAGTATGAGTTTCTGACACCCATGGAGGAAGCCCCCAAGGGTCTACTCGTTCGGGGCACCTACCACATCAAGTCCTTCTTCACGGATGATGACAAAACAGACCATCTGTCCTGGGAGTGGGACCTCAACATAAAGAAAGACTGGAAGGACTGA